A single region of the Leptotrichia massiliensis genome encodes:
- a CDS encoding sucrose-specific PTS transporter subunit IIBC: MAKSYEEIAKEVIEAIGGKENISSFVHCATRLRIMVVDKDKIDKDKVDNIEKVKGTMFNSGQFQIIFGTGIVNKVYEAVQGIGGVSESSVADMKKEAVKQGNIIQQISRTFGDIFVPIIPVLVATGLFMGLRGLLTNENLLKLMGTTPESINPNFLMYTQVLTDTAFIILPALVAWSAFKVFGGSPVLGIVLGSMLISSSLPNAYQVASGDAHPIMFFKFIPVVGYQGTVLPALFVGMIGAKLEQRLRKVIPDALDLLLTPFIVFLVMSTLGLFVIGPVFHSLENYILIVTEWILKLPLGIAGIIIGGLQQLIVVTGVHHIFNFLEIQLLAKDGFNPFNPLLSAAVAGQFGAVLAVGIKTKDAKLKALALPSALSAALGITEPAIYGVNLIKGKGKPFLMGLAGGATGGFLASIFGLKASGMAVTVVPGMLLFLNAQMPLYLISIIAASGVSFALTYTMVKLDK, translated from the coding sequence ATGGCAAAAAGTTACGAAGAAATAGCTAAAGAAGTAATAGAGGCTATTGGAGGGAAAGAAAATATAAGTTCATTTGTCCATTGTGCCACAAGGCTTAGAATTATGGTAGTTGATAAGGATAAAATTGATAAGGATAAGGTAGATAATATTGAAAAAGTAAAAGGAACGATGTTTAATTCGGGGCAGTTTCAAATAATCTTTGGGACAGGAATTGTCAATAAAGTATATGAAGCTGTTCAAGGAATTGGAGGAGTGAGCGAATCTTCAGTAGCGGATATGAAAAAAGAAGCAGTAAAACAGGGGAATATAATTCAACAAATTTCAAGAACATTTGGCGATATTTTTGTCCCAATTATACCAGTGTTGGTTGCAACTGGTTTATTTATGGGGCTTCGTGGATTATTAACAAATGAAAATTTATTAAAATTGATGGGAACAACGCCAGAAAGTATAAATCCTAATTTTTTAATGTATACACAAGTATTAACAGATACAGCATTTATTATTTTACCAGCGTTAGTTGCATGGTCTGCATTTAAAGTATTTGGTGGATCGCCTGTATTGGGAATTGTATTAGGTTCTATGTTGATTAGCAGTTCTTTACCGAATGCTTATCAAGTAGCATCGGGAGATGCACATCCAATAATGTTCTTTAAGTTTATTCCAGTAGTTGGATATCAAGGAACAGTTTTACCAGCATTATTCGTAGGTATGATAGGAGCAAAATTAGAACAAAGATTAAGAAAAGTTATCCCAGATGCATTAGATTTATTATTAACACCATTTATTGTATTTTTAGTAATGAGTACATTAGGATTATTTGTTATTGGTCCAGTATTTCACAGTCTAGAAAATTATATTTTAATTGTTACAGAATGGATTTTAAAATTACCGCTTGGAATAGCAGGAATAATAATTGGAGGACTTCAGCAATTAATAGTTGTAACAGGAGTACACCATATATTTAACTTCTTAGAAATTCAATTACTTGCAAAAGATGGATTCAATCCATTTAATCCATTATTATCAGCAGCTGTAGCAGGGCAATTTGGAGCAGTTCTAGCAGTTGGTATTAAGACAAAAGATGCGAAATTAAAAGCATTGGCATTGCCATCAGCATTGTCAGCAGCATTAGGAATTACAGAACCGGCAATTTACGGGGTAAACTTAATTAAAGGTAAAGGAAAACCTTTCTTAATGGGTCTTGCTGGTGGAGCAACAGGTGGATTTTTAGCTTCAATTTTTGGACTTAAGGCTTCTGGAATGGCAGTTACAGTAGTACCGGGAATGTTGTTATTCTTAAATGCACAAATGCCTTTATACTTAATTTCGATAATAGCAGCTTCAGGAGTAAGTTTTGCATTAACATATACAATGGTAAAACTTGATAAATAA
- a CDS encoding SIMPL domain-containing protein, with product MKKIIALLIMIFSVLSFADGEVAGKRIQVRGVSQKEIMPNLAKIALTIQTENESLDKASAENSKILERYKRLLAQTGTKYNKINSTGYSTYETYNWDTVIENKGKKEYKTKLSVEVDRISLDALKNFMSVLAAEKIYSLNRSKNGTYIFTVESQDATNKQAYQNAMSKFNDIQQKLIKAGIPANSVKISGYDNKEVSLEKRTSNKKNIQVVSHQIEVETRDLKNLGNIINVASTLGIGTTGQIEYDIDNKQQLENELYENAYKEALKKAQVILGKTDLNLKNPVTITDKSYGVIQPYYDYNYNYYNEASYATNLVQVKKSDRELLDESTRRNIVISPKKLNISKTVYIEFEMN from the coding sequence ATGAAAAAAATAATAGCGTTACTTATAATGATTTTTTCAGTATTGTCATTTGCAGATGGCGAAGTTGCTGGAAAAAGAATACAGGTTAGAGGAGTTTCACAAAAGGAAATTATGCCAAATTTGGCAAAAATTGCCCTTACAATTCAGACTGAAAACGAAAGTCTGGATAAGGCAAGTGCTGAAAATTCTAAAATTTTAGAAAGATATAAAAGATTGCTTGCTCAGACTGGGACAAAATATAACAAGATTAATTCGACAGGATATTCTACCTATGAAACATATAATTGGGATACGGTAATTGAAAATAAAGGGAAAAAGGAATATAAAACAAAACTTTCAGTAGAAGTTGACAGAATTTCTCTTGATGCGTTGAAAAATTTTATGAGTGTTCTTGCAGCTGAAAAGATTTATTCCTTGAACAGAAGTAAAAACGGGACATATATTTTCACTGTTGAATCTCAGGATGCGACAAATAAACAGGCATACCAGAATGCAATGTCAAAGTTTAATGATATTCAGCAAAAATTGATCAAAGCAGGAATTCCCGCAAATTCAGTAAAAATCTCAGGATACGACAATAAGGAAGTGAGCCTTGAAAAAAGAACAAGCAATAAAAAAAATATCCAAGTCGTTTCACACCAGATAGAAGTTGAAACAAGAGATTTAAAAAATCTTGGAAACATCATAAATGTAGCAAGCACATTGGGAATCGGTACGACTGGGCAAATCGAATACGATATTGACAATAAGCAGCAGCTGGAAAATGAACTTTACGAAAATGCCTACAAGGAAGCCTTGAAAAAAGCCCAAGTTATCTTAGGAAAAACAGATTTAAACCTAAAAAATCCTGTTACAATCACAGATAAATCATACGGAGTTATCCAGCCTTATTACGATTACAACTACAATTACTACAACGAAGCCAGTTACGCAACTAATTTAGTGCAAGTGAAAAAAAGTGACAGAGAACTTCTCGATGAATCCACAAGAAGAAACATCGTAATTTCGCCAAAAAAATTAAATATTTCAAAAACTGTATACATTGAGTTTGAAATGAACTAA
- a CDS encoding prolyl oligopeptidase family serine peptidase: MKKNLVIILFIMLIAGVIGNAVTRGNRKRISRKKIGNVKVSEKTVDLSNYDGIRKINIFVQGFESGPAVSKIILEMDDYKITNLNKNDWKVRTNGFERKVTNVHVSDKKGEKAFDTGIVTLELENKFNPDTLKYEGSPFAYNRQKFFNEWVKEYVVEIEGKTTIDGKDYLVSKKEDVINNRVSADTELFNYRSSFSGNYKNPITKKIENLKLEMAAYEPENLKLGVKKPLIIWLHGQGEGGTDPDIDILGTETSALAKEEIQKYFTAGGTDTKGAFVLAVQTPTYWMDEGDGTNGNGSGNSRYTQILMDTIKEYVKHNPYVDTGRIYLAGDSNGGYMTVNMIITYPDYFAAAVPICEAYAYHEYARNSDGTYKTNNIEVSAGGKNSAVSRFVETKKLWVTKEKIQKMKKTPVWFIAAADDGIVTPKKFSLPTYRDLLRAGVDNAWYSYYENVVGTDVPNSRFPGHFSWIYFLNNQVEGVQNRNKIKNSKDTETFGFEPSNAGKGGNEKANVNGKTFKNVFEWMNFQKKSNNH, translated from the coding sequence ATGAAAAAAAATCTAGTAATAATTTTATTTATTATGCTAATTGCTGGAGTAATTGGAAATGCGGTGACGCGTGGTAATAGAAAGAGAATTAGCAGGAAAAAAATTGGAAATGTGAAAGTGAGTGAAAAAACTGTGGATTTATCAAATTATGACGGGATAAGAAAAATTAACATTTTTGTACAAGGTTTTGAGAGCGGGCCTGCTGTGAGCAAGATTATTTTGGAAATGGATGATTATAAAATTACGAATCTTAATAAAAATGATTGGAAAGTAAGGACAAATGGGTTTGAGAGGAAAGTAACAAATGTGCATGTTTCAGATAAGAAAGGAGAGAAAGCCTTTGACACTGGGATTGTTACACTTGAATTAGAAAATAAGTTTAATCCTGATACCTTGAAATATGAAGGTTCGCCCTTTGCTTATAATAGACAGAAATTTTTTAATGAATGGGTAAAAGAATATGTTGTGGAAATCGAGGGGAAAACTACAATTGATGGGAAAGATTATTTAGTCAGTAAAAAAGAGGATGTGATTAATAATAGAGTTTCGGCTGATACAGAATTGTTTAATTACAGAAGTTCATTTAGTGGAAATTATAAAAACCCAATTACTAAAAAAATAGAAAATCTAAAACTGGAAATGGCAGCTTATGAGCCTGAAAACTTAAAATTGGGAGTAAAAAAACCTTTAATTATATGGCTTCACGGACAAGGGGAAGGTGGAACAGATCCTGATATTGATATTTTGGGTACAGAAACTTCGGCACTTGCGAAAGAGGAAATTCAGAAATATTTTACTGCAGGAGGAACTGATACAAAAGGAGCATTTGTTTTGGCTGTACAAACTCCAACTTACTGGATGGATGAAGGCGATGGGACTAATGGAAATGGAAGCGGAAATTCAAGATACACTCAAATCTTGATGGATACAATCAAGGAATACGTAAAACATAATCCGTATGTTGACACAGGCAGAATTTATCTTGCTGGAGATTCAAACGGAGGATACATGACTGTAAATATGATAATTACTTATCCAGACTATTTTGCAGCGGCAGTACCGATTTGTGAGGCGTATGCTTATCACGAATATGCAAGAAATAGCGACGGAACTTATAAGACAAATAATATTGAAGTTTCGGCAGGCGGTAAAAACAGTGCAGTTTCAAGATTTGTAGAAACTAAGAAACTGTGGGTAACAAAAGAAAAAATTCAGAAGATGAAAAAAACGCCAGTATGGTTCATTGCGGCGGCAGATGACGGAATTGTTACGCCGAAAAAATTCTCGCTTCCAACGTATAGGGATTTATTAAGGGCTGGAGTGGACAATGCGTGGTATTCGTATTATGAAAATGTAGTTGGGACAGATGTGCCAAATTCAAGATTTCCTGGACATTTTTCGTGGATATATTTTTTGAATAATCAAGTGGAAGGTGTGCAGAACAGGAATAAAATAAAAAATTCCAAAGATACCGAAACTTTTGGATTTGAGCCAAGTAACGCTGGAAAAGGCGGGAATGAAAAGGCCAATGTAAACGGGAAGACATTTAAAAATGTATTTGAGTGGATGAATTTTCAGAAAAAAAGCAATAATCATTAG
- a CDS encoding SIMPL domain-containing protein (The SIMPL domain is named for its presence in mouse protein SIMPL (signalling molecule that associates with mouse pelle-like kinase). Bacterial member BP26, from Brucella, was shown to assemble into a channel-like structure, while YggE from E. coli has been associated with resistance to oxidative stress.), whose product MKKIAIALFSLMSIISFSANENIVRKISVTGNAEREVMPDLAKINFKIEEKGSNLSQTTNEVNKKIEKFKSELRARKISLENLETKAFYNRKGIEYQDDEDILDVKTVPNKTVKKTDKKPTSYDVKMSMLVKNTAFNKISALIDLEDGDNLQSIQKNFDENTFAFNINENGTTVDQVLNKVFNKLNTSRRKLISAGIPESDIILSDYQIKENYTENKGTKKDVYYVIDEFVLTTKNIKELNTIISIADDNGININGSINFDLSDKDRIESEMYKDAYNQTKQKAESILRSSKMKLGTPIIVSEDVEFQQKMIDRIDQAWEVKYEAAAAPMAEYSNAKLSAYSETTSLRKDSRSSRVDYTPKPLKLVQNISVMYEMK is encoded by the coding sequence ATGAAAAAGATAGCAATTGCACTTTTTTCACTGATGAGCATAATTTCGTTTAGTGCGAATGAGAATATTGTCAGAAAGATAAGTGTTACTGGGAATGCAGAAAGGGAAGTTATGCCTGATTTGGCAAAGATTAACTTTAAGATTGAGGAAAAGGGGAGTAACTTGAGTCAGACAACTAATGAGGTTAATAAAAAAATTGAGAAGTTTAAAAGTGAATTGAGAGCTAGGAAAATATCGCTTGAAAATTTGGAAACAAAGGCGTTTTACAATAGGAAAGGAATCGAATATCAAGATGATGAAGATATTCTGGATGTGAAAACTGTTCCAAATAAAACTGTCAAAAAGACTGATAAAAAGCCAACTTCTTATGATGTGAAAATGTCAATGCTAGTAAAAAATACAGCTTTTAACAAAATTTCAGCATTGATTGACTTGGAAGACGGGGATAATTTGCAAAGCATTCAGAAAAATTTTGATGAAAATACATTTGCATTTAACATAAATGAAAACGGAACAACGGTTGATCAAGTCTTAAATAAAGTATTTAACAAACTTAATACTTCAAGAAGAAAGCTGATTTCGGCTGGAATCCCTGAAAGTGATATTATTTTGAGCGATTATCAAATAAAAGAAAATTATACTGAAAATAAAGGTACAAAAAAAGATGTTTACTATGTTATAGATGAATTCGTGCTTACGACAAAAAATATAAAGGAACTTAATACAATAATTTCAATTGCTGATGATAATGGAATAAATATAAACGGCTCAATTAACTTTGACTTGTCAGACAAAGACAGAATTGAGTCAGAAATGTACAAAGATGCCTATAATCAGACAAAACAGAAGGCAGAAAGCATTTTGCGTTCCAGTAAGATGAAATTGGGAACACCGATTATCGTGAGTGAAGATGTGGAATTTCAGCAAAAAATGATTGACAGAATTGATCAGGCCTGGGAAGTAAAGTATGAAGCGGCAGCAGCACCGATGGCAGAATATTCAAATGCTAAACTCTCAGCTTATTCAGAGACAACATCTTTACGAAAGGATAGCAGAAGCTCAAGAGTTGACTATACTCCAAAACCATTAAAACTTGTGCAAAATATATCAGTTATGTATGAAATGAAATAA
- a CDS encoding PASTA domain-containing protein has translation MATKYKFNYGKFFRTIIVLLCLVALIRFGKDVFERHFFNTRLTVIPDVMNLDKKDAVKYLKKAGLKVKVINSKTEKVPLDTVYNQDPRPGKEVKVNRVIRIWVNNGEDVKVPNIIGLELLEARSRLKGQNIQIETIDYYPSNQKYNTILGVYPKPGTKLEINQKISILVSSQQMVDPSVMPNITGLDLNDARELLKQIGLDIGNISRTSDPTLPVNTIISTNPAAGTKIQRGQKISIVLNTGAAPKKREKSTEEIINQSQEDIDNQEIERIIDNTINQMDRQGTEQQNNGNSQSSPRNGSRGGGNNNDSGGDEDSSE, from the coding sequence ATGGCCACAAAATATAAATTTAATTATGGAAAATTTTTTAGAACTATTATTGTACTGCTTTGTTTAGTGGCATTAATAAGATTTGGTAAGGATGTTTTTGAACGTCATTTTTTTAACACTAGACTTACAGTTATTCCAGATGTTATGAACCTTGACAAGAAGGATGCTGTAAAATATTTGAAAAAAGCTGGGTTAAAAGTCAAAGTTATTAATTCCAAAACAGAAAAAGTACCACTGGATACGGTTTATAATCAGGATCCACGTCCAGGCAAGGAAGTAAAGGTAAACAGAGTTATAAGAATCTGGGTAAATAATGGGGAAGATGTAAAAGTCCCTAATATTATTGGATTAGAACTGCTTGAAGCAAGATCTCGGTTAAAAGGGCAAAATATTCAAATAGAAACAATTGATTATTATCCATCTAACCAGAAATATAATACAATTTTAGGAGTTTATCCAAAACCAGGTACAAAACTCGAGATTAACCAAAAAATTTCAATACTGGTTTCTTCACAGCAAATGGTAGATCCGTCAGTTATGCCAAATATAACAGGACTTGACTTAAACGATGCGAGAGAATTGTTAAAACAAATTGGACTTGATATTGGAAATATTTCACGTACAAGTGACCCAACATTGCCTGTAAATACGATTATTTCTACAAATCCTGCAGCTGGAACGAAGATTCAGAGAGGACAGAAGATATCAATTGTGTTAAATACTGGAGCCGCTCCTAAAAAACGTGAAAAATCAACAGAAGAAATTATTAATCAATCTCAGGAAGATATAGATAATCAAGAAATAGAAAGAATTATCGACAACACCATTAACCAAATGGATCGGCAAGGTACCGAGCAGCAAAACAATGGAAATTCGCAGTCTTCCCCACGTAATGGTTCAAGAGGCGGTGGAAATAATAATGATTCTGGTGGCGATGAAGATAGCAGCGAATAG